One window of the Borreliella garinii genome contains the following:
- a CDS encoding RNA-guided endonuclease TnpB family protein has product MSANKAYKYRIYPNTNQKKYFSKAFGCVRFLYNKMLSDKKDYYEKNKKSLSVNPSNYKNEFPFLKEVDSLALCSAWIDLNSAYSNFFREIKKGNRTQGFPKYKSKKNRQTYRTNNQKNSIRIENDYIKIPKIGFVKLALHRNIKSNEVIKNVVVEKDIDDKYYISVAVECLDVKNNDKTKDNKKEVVGIDMSMRHFLVSSEGEKINHPKYLLKNESKLKRYQKKLSKKQKGSRNRAKSRLRVAKLHRKISNQRKDFLHKLSYYFAANYKNIVIENLSIKGMQKGMFGKSVNDLGWYEFVRQLSYKSEWYGSYLHKADRYFPSSKLCNNCSIKNTTLKLSDTRWTCSGCNTLHDRDINAALNLKNYYKEIKTKAGTA; this is encoded by the coding sequence ATGAGTGCTAATAAAGCTTATAAGTATAGAATATATCCCAACACTAATCAAAAGAAATATTTTTCAAAAGCATTTGGATGTGTAAGATTTTTGTATAACAAAATGTTAAGTGATAAGAAAGACTATTATGAAAAGAATAAGAAAAGTCTTAGTGTTAACCCAAGTAATTATAAAAATGAATTTCCATTTCTAAAGGAAGTTGATAGTTTAGCTCTTTGTAGCGCATGGATTGACTTAAATTCTGCGTATAGTAATTTTTTTAGAGAAATTAAAAAAGGAAATAGAACGCAAGGATTTCCTAAATATAAAAGTAAAAAAAATAGACAAACCTATAGAACTAATAATCAAAAAAACTCTATAAGAATAGAAAATGATTATATAAAGATACCTAAAATAGGATTTGTAAAATTGGCGTTACATAGAAATATTAAGAGCAATGAAGTTATTAAAAATGTAGTAGTAGAAAAAGATATTGATGATAAATATTATATTTCAGTAGCAGTTGAGTGCTTGGATGTTAAAAATAATGATAAAACTAAAGATAATAAAAAAGAGGTAGTTGGTATTGATATGAGCATGAGGCACTTTTTAGTAAGTAGCGAGGGTGAGAAAATCAATCATCCTAAATATTTACTAAAAAATGAAAGTAAACTTAAGAGATACCAAAAAAAACTATCAAAAAAACAAAAGGGTTCTAGAAATAGGGCTAAATCTAGATTAAGAGTTGCCAAGTTGCATAGGAAAATTTCAAATCAAAGAAAAGATTTTTTACATAAATTATCTTATTATTTTGCAGCTAATTACAAAAATATAGTAATAGAAAACTTATCAATTAAAGGTATGCAAAAAGGAATGTTTGGCAAAAGTGTTAATGATTTAGGATGGTATGAGTTTGTAAGGCAATTATCATATAAATCAGAGTGGTATGGATCCTACTTGCATAAAGCAGATAGATATTTCCCATCAAGTAAGCTATGCAACAATTGCAGTATTAAAAATACAACTCTAAAATTAAGTGATACTAGGTGGACTTGTAGTGGCTGCAATAC
- a CDS encoding P12 family lipoprotein — protein MQRNLFLYTLLTIGLISCSLDSKLFDNKEQKNKNDIKNALDSIQKNTLNKLYDNQEEKKGVKNFEELKDGGLISPTPAESLASTRPTIEKENIGPPVVSLETSNNKASIPTTTISIEHNQKKEIKKEIKKEQLFPSTKEEKRADKEIKNIENAIRGSGFPKLIEDIRSLKHEYTSIKSDFYDVIDKINNKITSLMKNRHKNRTKITELRQLQNNLNTENEFDEIMTHIDIAEQDIGSAALFFNEAKESLKEGIIKRLENENRTALLLSKQALNKAEDALSKLENYSSKKNLAMGRNKIIKKLIEQAKTALSKS, from the coding sequence ATGCAAAGAAATTTGTTTTTATATACATTGTTAACGATAGGATTGATATCTTGCAGCCTAGATTCTAAATTATTTGATAATAAAGAACAAAAAAATAAAAATGATATAAAAAATGCCTTAGATAGTATTCAAAAAAATACTCTTAATAAGTTATATGATAATCAAGAAGAAAAAAAAGGTGTTAAAAATTTTGAGGAATTGAAAGATGGAGGTTTAATTTCCCCCACTCCCGCAGAGTCCTTAGCGTCCACAAGGCCCACTATAGAGAAGGAGAATATAGGTCCTCCTGTGGTGTCTTTAGAGACATCTAACAATAAAGCTAGTATACCAACAACAACCATTTCAATTGAGCATAATCAAAAAAAAGAGATAAAAAAAGAAATAAAAAAAGAACAACTTTTTCCTTCTACTAAGGAAGAAAAGAGAGCAGATAAAGAAATTAAAAATATAGAAAATGCTATTAGAGGCTCTGGATTTCCCAAGTTAATTGAGGATATAAGGTCACTTAAACATGAATATACTTCGATAAAAAGTGATTTTTATGATGTAATAGATAAGATTAACAATAAAATAACATCACTAATGAAAAATCGTCATAAAAATAGAACTAAAATAACGGAACTGAGACAATTGCAAAATAATTTAAATACAGAAAACGAATTTGATGAAATTATGACTCACATTGATATTGCAGAACAAGATATAGGATCTGCAGCTTTATTCTTTAATGAAGCTAAGGAAAGTTTAAAAGAAGGCATTATTAAAAGATTGGAAAATGAAAATAGGACAGCACTACTATTATCTAAACAAGCTTTAAATAAAGCAGAAGATGCTTTAAGTAAATTAGAAAATTATTCTTCTAAAAAAAATTTAGCAATGGGAAGAAATAAAATTATAAAAAAACTTATTGAACAGGCAAAAACTGCTTTAAGTAAGTCTTAA
- a CDS encoding P52 family lipoprotein codes for MINKLNKNDLNHLPPLFENHNEKILTIFLGLNSKRSKELLNLFLKIKTIVNNNSFEIKGFLLYLCIENLCLVNLLFFDKDSHICSNDGKHNYFDDPFPLLINGLKK; via the coding sequence ATTATTAATAAATTAAATAAAAATGATTTAAATCATCTTCCACCATTATTTGAAAACCATAATGAAAAAATTTTGACAATTTTTTTGGGTTTGAATTCTAAGAGATCCAAAGAATTACTTAACTTGTTTCTCAAGATTAAAACAATAGTTAACAATAATTCCTTCGAAATCAAGGGTTTTTTATTATATCTTTGTATTGAGAATCTGTGCTTAGTGAATCTTTTATTTTTTGATAAGGATTCGCATATTTGTTCTAATGATGGGAAGCATAATTATTTTGATGATCCGTTCCCACTATTGATCAACGGTTTAAAAAAATAA
- a CDS encoding 5'-methylthioadenosine/S-adenosylhomocysteine nucleosidase family protein, with amino-acid sequence MSFLVKNHYAVFHQEISGEFQNAIAIDVESAAMVQIEYNFKIPFISIRGISDIVNNENNYNDYKKFIRKASINSAKTVKKLIKLI; translated from the coding sequence TTGTCTTTTTTAGTAAAAAATCATTATGCCGTATTTCATCAAGAAATCTCAGGAGAATTTCAAAATGCAATTGCAATAGACGTGGAAAGCGCTGCAATGGTTCAAATAGAATATAATTTCAAAATTCCTTTTATAAGCATACGAGGAATATCTGATATAGTTAATAATGAAAATAATTATAATGATTATAAAAAATTTATAAGAAAAGCTTCTATAAATTCTGCAAAAACAGTAAAAAAATTGATTAAATTAATTTGA